A DNA window from Gemmatimonadaceae bacterium contains the following coding sequences:
- the dapF gene encoding diaminopimelate epimerase yields the protein MESNRSFYKMSGSGNDFVFFDLSEGPVGQLESASAIRALSARGTGVGADGVVFLKPGADDSFTMRYYNSDGSLGELCGNATLCAVRLAHEVGIVRADEISIQTDAGIVRGRMVDGLPEIDLAPVSEVRTEVPEIDRLARESLLGFARVGVPHIVIVDEDAETADILGRGSRIRRDRSLSDGANVNFLTPKRDWWTIRTYERGVEGETLACGTGAVASAILLTEWGRATSPVRLRTRSGRDLGVRVRREGAQWYPSLRGGADIVFSGQIRDLDLTVTQDP from the coding sequence ATGGAATCCAATCGATCTTTTTACAAGATGAGCGGGTCGGGCAACGACTTTGTCTTCTTCGACCTGAGCGAGGGGCCCGTCGGCCAGCTCGAGTCGGCATCGGCGATCCGGGCCTTGAGCGCGCGCGGAACGGGCGTAGGAGCGGACGGAGTGGTGTTCCTCAAGCCGGGCGCCGATGATTCATTCACGATGCGCTACTACAACAGTGATGGCTCGCTCGGGGAGCTTTGCGGCAATGCGACTCTCTGTGCCGTGCGTCTGGCCCATGAGGTCGGCATCGTGCGGGCGGACGAGATATCCATTCAAACCGATGCCGGGATAGTCAGGGGCCGGATGGTGGACGGCCTCCCGGAAATCGACCTGGCGCCGGTCAGCGAGGTCCGGACCGAGGTTCCAGAGATCGATCGCCTGGCGCGGGAGAGTCTGCTCGGCTTCGCCAGGGTGGGTGTTCCGCACATCGTCATTGTGGACGAGGATGCCGAAACGGCGGATATCCTCGGTAGAGGTTCGCGGATCCGGCGCGATCGCTCGCTGAGCGACGGCGCCAACGTGAACTTCCTCACCCCCAAGCGGGACTGGTGGACGATCCGGACTTACGAGCGGGGTGTCGAGGGCGAGACGCTCGCCTGCGGCACTGGCGCGGTAGCGAGCGCCATCCTGCTGACCGAGTGGGGCAGGGCGACTTCTCCAGTGCGCCTGCGGACACGATCCGGGCGCGATCTGGGAGTCCGGGTTCGCCGCGAGGGAGCGCAGTGGTATCCATCGCTGCGCGGGGGTGCCGACATCGTTTTTTCGGGTCAGATCCGGGATTTGGATCTGACCGTTACCCAGGACCCGTGA